In Ilumatobacter fluminis, the following proteins share a genomic window:
- a CDS encoding twin-arginine translocation signal domain-containing protein codes for MTTTTPSSLSRRYALKMVAAGAGVALVGSAWPTNAAHAAAPSNESGADLAGWNLAVGDGIWTGPGQSPVGQADIALTHTGTMSELAANVQRRGVMAHAIAFRRYFDLHRLSLRHTAELEFRLPDLPTTSNWEYNAQTLEIGLFVWDGPDTRLDHGMAIQWVLNPWVPELGEIRAWSMTEQGPVWLPVGSLAPDTAWHRLYVDYKPGSGLARLEVDGHRIDVAETLTPKAAHWGTTIDARLQAEIVSVWPGSNPSVPAHRAEFRNWAWTTTPGISLPDGMV; via the coding sequence ATGACCACAACAACCCCCTCGTCACTGTCGCGCCGCTACGCACTCAAGATGGTCGCCGCCGGTGCCGGCGTCGCCCTCGTCGGTTCGGCGTGGCCGACGAATGCCGCGCACGCGGCTGCACCCTCGAACGAGAGTGGTGCGGACCTGGCCGGCTGGAACCTTGCCGTCGGTGACGGTATCTGGACCGGCCCGGGGCAGTCGCCGGTCGGCCAGGCCGACATCGCGCTGACCCACACCGGGACCATGTCGGAGCTCGCCGCCAACGTCCAGCGGCGCGGCGTGATGGCCCATGCCATCGCCTTCCGCCGGTACTTCGATCTCCACCGGCTCAGCCTCCGGCACACCGCCGAACTCGAGTTCCGGTTACCCGACCTGCCGACGACGTCGAACTGGGAGTACAACGCCCAGACGCTGGAGATCGGACTGTTCGTGTGGGACGGACCCGACACGAGGCTCGACCACGGGATGGCGATCCAGTGGGTACTCAACCCGTGGGTGCCGGAGCTCGGCGAGATCCGTGCGTGGTCGATGACCGAACAGGGACCCGTCTGGCTGCCGGTCGGATCGCTCGCTCCCGACACCGCCTGGCACCGCCTGTACGTCGATTACAAGCCGGGCAGTGGCCTCGCCCGCCTCGAGGTCGACGGTCACCGGATCGACGTCGCCGAGACCCTCACGCCGAAGGCGGCACACTGGGGGACCACGATCGACGCTCGCCTGCAGGCCGAGATCGTGTCCGTCTGGCCCGGCTCGAACCCGTCGGTGCCGGCGCACCGCGCCGAGTTCCGGAACTGGGCGTGGACCACGACCCCGGGGATCTCGCTTCCCGACGGCATGGTCTGA
- a CDS encoding MFS transporter, producing the protein MSTPTPRLITGPFVSVMATALVFFVYIGMVVVTVPSFVERELDGGEFGVGLTMASFAVAAIVARPFLGRLTERFGRRALMMAGALLASVATFSMAFSTELWHVMVLRGFTGLGEAALFVAAATLVADLSPANRRAEAASYFSVAVFGGIGVGPLIAEAFIGSNDDYSAAFLAAGVLAALAAVTVLGVPRRVDRTAKPAEGRVPLFQRAALAPGLVLACGMAAFSVFMAFAPEYSKSVGLPGAGGLLLVYSLVSVSLRVVAAKLPERLGAHRTVTIALTFLTAGLSLIALVPEPWALWAAAATIGVGMAFLYPSLMANVVNRVSEQERSTALSSLTMFFEVGTIVGGVALGAIGEIASKQAGFLGGALMALVGVAVLWQFVVETPFDGADGAEPTELAAPLPACDPV; encoded by the coding sequence GTGTCGACTCCCACCCCCCGGCTGATCACGGGGCCGTTCGTCTCCGTGATGGCAACGGCGCTCGTCTTCTTCGTCTACATCGGCATGGTCGTCGTCACCGTGCCGAGTTTCGTCGAACGAGAACTCGACGGCGGCGAGTTCGGTGTCGGCCTGACCATGGCCTCGTTCGCCGTTGCGGCGATCGTCGCTCGCCCGTTCCTCGGACGGCTGACCGAGCGGTTCGGTCGGCGCGCGCTGATGATGGCGGGAGCGCTCCTGGCGTCGGTCGCCACGTTCTCGATGGCGTTCTCGACCGAGCTGTGGCACGTCATGGTGCTCCGTGGCTTCACCGGTCTCGGTGAGGCGGCGCTGTTCGTCGCCGCCGCCACCCTGGTCGCCGATCTGTCGCCGGCGAATCGCCGCGCCGAGGCAGCGAGCTACTTCTCGGTCGCCGTGTTCGGCGGGATCGGGGTGGGCCCGCTGATCGCCGAAGCGTTCATCGGCTCGAACGACGACTACTCGGCGGCGTTCTTGGCCGCCGGCGTCCTTGCGGCTCTCGCTGCGGTCACCGTGCTCGGTGTGCCGCGCCGCGTCGACCGCACGGCGAAACCTGCCGAAGGTCGCGTCCCGTTGTTCCAACGGGCTGCGCTCGCTCCCGGTCTCGTCTTGGCGTGCGGGATGGCGGCGTTCTCGGTCTTCATGGCGTTCGCCCCCGAGTACTCGAAGTCGGTCGGGCTGCCCGGCGCCGGCGGGTTGCTGCTCGTCTACAGCCTCGTGTCGGTCAGTCTGCGTGTCGTGGCGGCCAAGCTCCCCGAGCGGCTCGGGGCCCATCGCACGGTCACGATCGCGCTGACGTTCCTGACCGCCGGCCTGAGCCTCATCGCGCTCGTTCCCGAGCCGTGGGCGCTCTGGGCAGCCGCAGCGACGATCGGCGTCGGCATGGCGTTCCTGTACCCGTCGTTGATGGCGAACGTGGTCAACCGGGTCTCGGAGCAGGAGCGCTCGACCGCGCTCAGCTCGCTCACGATGTTCTTCGAGGTCGGCACCATCGTCGGCGGCGTCGCGCTCGGAGCGATCGGCGAGATCGCCTCGAAGCAGGCCGGGTTCCTCGGCGGCGCGCTGATGGCCCTGGTCGGCGTCGCCGTGCTCTGGCAGTTCGTCGTCGAGACGCCGTTCGACGGAGCCGACGGGGCGGAACCGACCGAGCTGGCCGCGCCACTGCCGGCGTGCGATCCGGTCTGA
- a CDS encoding transglutaminase family protein yields MHRTSYEYGATMTDGYSVACLAPRDTEWQTVRRAEIDVDPDVPEIDRFLDAFGNRQYQFGVHEPHDRLVITAESEVDIATRPDPVDATPWDEVVARLAVETGAVALETGWFRSSSSLVDLEALAGPLGRLTRHVFRPGRGIVDAARALCHEIYTTFDFDPHFSTVSTPLVEVLAERRGVCQDFAHLTIGCLRSLGLAAGYVSGYIETVPPPGQEKLIGADASHAWCSVWTPEAGWVSFDPTNDHLPANDHVTVAWGRDYADVMPVRGVMIGPAATQTLDVAVDVQRL; encoded by the coding sequence GTGCATCGCACCAGCTACGAGTACGGCGCGACGATGACCGACGGCTATTCGGTCGCGTGCCTGGCGCCGCGCGACACCGAATGGCAAACCGTGCGTCGGGCCGAGATCGACGTCGACCCCGACGTGCCCGAGATCGATCGGTTCCTCGACGCGTTCGGGAACCGTCAGTACCAGTTCGGTGTCCACGAGCCCCACGATCGCCTGGTGATCACCGCCGAGAGCGAGGTCGACATCGCGACGCGGCCCGACCCGGTCGACGCGACCCCGTGGGACGAGGTGGTCGCCCGACTCGCCGTCGAGACGGGCGCCGTCGCGCTCGAGACGGGCTGGTTCCGTTCGTCGTCGTCACTCGTCGACCTGGAAGCGCTCGCCGGTCCGCTCGGCAGGTTGACCCGTCACGTCTTTCGGCCCGGTCGTGGCATCGTCGATGCTGCCCGAGCGCTCTGTCACGAGATCTACACGACCTTCGACTTCGACCCGCATTTCAGCACGGTGTCGACCCCGCTGGTCGAGGTGCTCGCCGAGCGCCGCGGTGTGTGTCAGGACTTCGCGCACCTGACGATCGGCTGCCTGCGGTCGCTCGGGCTGGCCGCCGGGTACGTGAGCGGCTACATCGAGACCGTGCCGCCGCCCGGTCAGGAGAAGCTGATCGGTGCCGATGCGTCACACGCGTGGTGCTCGGTCTGGACGCCGGAGGCCGGATGGGTGTCGTTCGATCCGACGAACGATCATCTGCCCGCCAACGACCACGTGACGGTCGCCTGGGGGCGTGACTACGCCGACGTCATGCCGGTCCGTGGCGTCATGATCGGACCGGCAGCGACGCAGACCCTCGACGTCGCCGTCGACGTCCAACGCCTCTGA
- a CDS encoding circularly permuted type 2 ATP-grasp protein: protein MSTALGRGAPILHPTGDLRRRLLDPDSLAARQARADRLLAAEGAGHLVHDLPVRADGRTASLESRPWRIDPIPLVLDAGTFQWLSLCVAERMEALEAVVRDLYGPRSLVAERVVPAEALASTGRYRVDAVGSTPRRWITTYAVDVVLDADGMWWHVQDLVDAPPGLGYALLDRSVMTRVLPDLSARADVVSLARFPSRLLRALAATSTVDSPRTVVYSAGIDHPSYVDHSYLAVQLGVNLVEGADLVVRQRKVWLRTLDGLEPVDVLYRRVEDPRLDPLAVAALGNVGVPGLLLAERAGGVSLANAHGAGVVEDPAIVPFVRAAIDRLAPLTQTLPEYDGSVPTLASVPLAPGSISPDLDQTSSVVRLFAVHDGERVHVLPGGTGRVLAPGDDPAEPTACTAKDVWVLGWTPAPVVEPPRLPQVDFGRSVPTRAADALYWTNRAAERAEAMARTMRVISARLEQDPGLATMSSGAWCERIGSMTDRVIRRPVGDPLGGGPELSTRLSEVGDAVAAEIGALLAEATTVREFLSVTTGRVLSHLAELRSSLQRHVTVVDDLDAVLADFAAIAGLWQESTVRGPAWRIGDTGRRLERCLVVLDLLEGALDLDRQRPDTVAPVLEVLLAANDSLVAYRRRHRSEIEPELAVRLLVNDQSNPRSLAASIDRLAEHVDDGENALGERFVESARACLLLPPDRMIPELRELIESAGTGMVGRWFSTPVDPIPMTFDGPGTT from the coding sequence ATGTCCACCGCACTCGGCCGAGGGGCCCCCATCCTGCACCCGACCGGCGACCTCCGCCGGCGCCTGCTCGACCCCGACTCGCTCGCGGCGCGTCAGGCGCGCGCCGACCGCCTGCTCGCGGCGGAAGGCGCCGGTCATCTCGTGCACGACCTGCCCGTTCGAGCCGACGGGCGCACCGCGTCGCTCGAGAGTCGCCCGTGGCGGATCGACCCGATCCCGCTGGTGCTCGACGCCGGGACGTTCCAGTGGTTGTCGCTGTGTGTCGCCGAGCGGATGGAGGCCCTCGAGGCCGTGGTCCGCGATCTGTACGGCCCACGCTCGCTCGTCGCCGAGCGGGTCGTGCCGGCGGAGGCGCTGGCGTCGACGGGGCGGTACCGGGTCGACGCCGTCGGCTCGACGCCGCGGCGCTGGATCACGACGTACGCCGTCGATGTCGTCCTCGACGCCGACGGGATGTGGTGGCACGTCCAGGATCTCGTCGACGCCCCGCCCGGACTCGGGTACGCGCTGCTCGACCGGTCGGTGATGACCCGGGTGCTGCCCGACCTGTCGGCTCGGGCCGACGTCGTGAGCCTGGCCCGGTTCCCGTCGCGGTTGCTGCGTGCGCTCGCCGCGACGTCGACGGTCGACAGCCCGCGAACGGTCGTGTACTCGGCCGGCATCGATCACCCGTCGTACGTCGACCACTCGTACTTGGCGGTGCAACTCGGCGTCAACCTCGTCGAGGGCGCCGACCTGGTCGTCCGTCAGCGGAAGGTCTGGCTGCGCACCCTCGACGGGCTGGAACCGGTCGACGTGCTGTACCGGCGGGTCGAGGACCCGAGACTCGACCCGCTCGCCGTGGCTGCCCTGGGCAACGTCGGCGTGCCCGGTCTGCTGCTCGCCGAACGTGCCGGCGGTGTCTCGCTCGCCAACGCGCACGGCGCCGGGGTCGTCGAGGACCCTGCAATCGTTCCCTTCGTCCGTGCGGCGATCGATCGGCTCGCTCCGCTCACCCAGACCCTGCCCGAGTACGACGGGTCCGTGCCGACGCTCGCGTCGGTCCCATTGGCTCCCGGTTCGATCTCGCCCGACCTCGACCAGACGTCGTCGGTCGTCCGCCTGTTCGCCGTGCACGACGGCGAACGGGTGCACGTCCTGCCCGGTGGCACCGGGCGCGTGCTCGCCCCGGGCGACGATCCGGCCGAGCCGACGGCGTGCACCGCCAAGGACGTCTGGGTGCTCGGTTGGACGCCGGCTCCGGTCGTCGAACCGCCGCGACTGCCCCAGGTCGACTTCGGCCGATCCGTCCCGACCCGTGCCGCCGATGCCCTCTACTGGACCAACCGGGCGGCCGAGCGCGCCGAGGCGATGGCCCGCACGATGCGGGTCATCTCGGCGCGGCTCGAGCAGGACCCGGGCTTGGCGACGATGAGCAGCGGGGCGTGGTGCGAACGGATTGGTTCCATGACCGACCGGGTGATCCGCCGCCCGGTCGGCGACCCGCTGGGGGGCGGCCCCGAGCTGAGCACCCGGCTGTCCGAGGTCGGCGACGCGGTCGCCGCCGAGATCGGCGCACTGCTCGCGGAGGCGACGACCGTTCGCGAGTTCTTGTCGGTCACGACCGGGCGGGTGTTGTCGCACCTCGCAGAGTTGCGTTCGTCGCTCCAACGTCACGTGACCGTCGTCGACGATCTGGACGCCGTGCTCGCCGACTTCGCGGCGATCGCCGGCCTCTGGCAGGAGAGCACGGTTCGCGGTCCGGCGTGGCGGATCGGCGACACCGGCCGGCGTCTCGAACGGTGCCTCGTCGTGCTCGACCTGCTCGAGGGAGCGCTCGATCTCGACAGGCAACGTCCCGACACCGTCGCACCGGTCCTCGAGGTGCTGCTGGCGGCGAACGACAGCCTGGTCGCGTACCGCCGCCGGCACCGCAGCGAGATCGAGCCCGAACTCGCCGTGCGCCTGTTGGTGAACGACCAGTCCAACCCCCGCTCGCTGGCGGCGTCGATCGATCGGCTCGCCGAACACGTCGACGACGGCGAGAACGCGCTCGGCGAGCGCTTCGTCGAGTCGGCGAGGGCGTGCCTGCTGCTGCCGCCCGACCGGATGATCCCCGAGTTGCGCGAACTGATCGAATCCGCCGGGACGGGGATGGTCGGACGCTGGTTCTCGACGCCGGTCGACCCGATCCCGATGACGTTCGACGGGCCGGGCACGACGTGA
- a CDS encoding alpha-E domain-containing protein encodes MVLLARTADRLYWGARYVERAEDTARIVRAYNDLVVDYPSDELLRWDPLAAIHGAAVDIEHPADDPAGERAVLRLLIEDRANTSSIASSVTAARANLRTTREVLPREAWQAVNQLAQYVDSTASAAIERQLRDRFLLRVVEISRRLDGVLESTMTRANPYRMLRLGRLVERADMTTRVLGVAAAGILYMERSDDAQQVNEEVRWMNVLRSVSALQMYQRRVRGPIDAMTAVDFLLNYSSFPRSVRGCLDEIRSVLVSLPAPQPVLVALDEAEATLATIDLDGAEAERLDSAMDRVQQAIATIDQAIHDRFVGTID; translated from the coding sequence ATGGTGCTGCTCGCCCGCACCGCCGACCGCCTCTACTGGGGTGCGCGCTACGTCGAGCGCGCCGAGGACACGGCCCGTATCGTCCGCGCCTACAACGATCTCGTCGTCGATTATCCGAGTGACGAACTGCTCCGGTGGGACCCGTTGGCCGCGATCCACGGCGCCGCCGTCGACATCGAGCACCCGGCGGACGACCCGGCCGGCGAGCGCGCGGTGTTGCGGCTGCTGATCGAGGATCGAGCCAACACGTCGAGCATCGCGTCGTCGGTCACCGCCGCCCGCGCCAACCTGCGCACCACGCGCGAGGTGCTCCCGCGCGAGGCCTGGCAGGCCGTCAACCAGCTCGCCCAGTACGTCGACTCCACGGCATCCGCTGCGATCGAGCGCCAGTTACGCGACCGGTTCCTGCTCCGTGTCGTCGAGATCAGCCGCCGCCTCGACGGCGTGCTCGAGTCGACCATGACTCGCGCCAACCCCTACCGCATGCTCCGGCTCGGCCGACTCGTCGAACGGGCCGACATGACGACCCGTGTTCTCGGGGTTGCGGCTGCCGGCATCTTGTACATGGAGCGCTCCGACGACGCACAGCAAGTGAACGAGGAGGTCCGCTGGATGAACGTCCTGCGGTCGGTGTCGGCGCTCCAGATGTACCAACGGCGGGTGCGCGGGCCGATCGACGCCATGACCGCCGTCGACTTCCTGCTCAACTACTCGTCGTTCCCGCGCTCGGTGCGAGGGTGCCTCGACGAGATCCGATCGGTGCTCGTGTCGCTGCCGGCCCCGCAGCCCGTGCTCGTCGCGCTGGACGAGGCCGAGGCGACACTGGCCACGATCGACCTCGACGGAGCGGAGGCCGAACGCCTCGACTCGGCGATGGACCGGGTGCAGCAGGCGATCGCCACCATCGACCAGGCGATCCACGACCGATTCGTCGGCACGATCGACTGA
- a CDS encoding circularly permuted type 2 ATP-grasp protein produces MVEMQMDELIDPNGAPRPLASAVMDLIARLGEDELRARQELAELDIQTMGITFTVYSDGQNIDRSWPFDIIPRIIEGSEWDRISLGLQQRLVALNRFIDDLYNDQRIIADGVFPADLLDQSVNYRPQLRGFSPKFGVWAHISGSDLVRDDDGEMYVLEDNLRVPSGVSYVVENRGVAKRAFAELFERQRIRPVDGYTDELNRLLTSLAPDGCDDPQIAVLTPGIFNSAYFEHSFLAERMGAELVEGADLVVGDDDFVYMKTIEGLERVDVIYRRIDDLFLDPDVFREDSLLGVPGLIRSWQAGKVALANAPGAGVADDKVVYAWVPDMIRYYLGEEPIVANVPTYRTMYEDERRHVIDNIGDLVLKPANESGGYGILIGSRATKDELDEAVRAIEADPRNWVAQPILSLSTVPTLVDEGVEGRHVDLRPFVLTGETSYVTPGGLTRVALRKDSLIVNSSQGGGSKDTWIVDGRYGSMYDSSPPDSPPRSSQSQSQSQTQRGEDG; encoded by the coding sequence ATGGTCGAAATGCAGATGGACGAACTGATCGATCCGAACGGCGCTCCACGGCCGTTGGCGAGTGCGGTGATGGACCTCATCGCCCGCCTCGGCGAGGACGAACTCCGCGCCCGCCAGGAGCTGGCCGAACTCGACATCCAGACGATGGGGATCACGTTCACCGTGTATTCCGACGGTCAGAACATCGACCGGTCGTGGCCGTTCGACATCATCCCTCGCATCATCGAAGGCAGTGAGTGGGATCGGATCTCGCTCGGGTTGCAGCAGCGTCTGGTGGCGCTCAACCGGTTCATCGACGACCTGTACAACGACCAGCGGATCATCGCCGACGGGGTGTTCCCCGCCGACCTGCTCGACCAGTCGGTCAACTACCGGCCCCAGCTGCGTGGCTTCAGCCCGAAGTTCGGGGTATGGGCCCACATCTCCGGCAGCGACCTCGTTCGGGACGACGACGGTGAGATGTACGTGCTCGAGGACAATCTGCGGGTGCCGTCCGGTGTCAGCTACGTCGTCGAGAACCGCGGCGTGGCGAAGCGGGCGTTCGCCGAGTTGTTCGAACGGCAGCGCATCCGCCCCGTCGACGGCTACACCGACGAACTCAACCGGCTCCTCACCTCGCTGGCGCCCGACGGTTGCGACGACCCACAGATCGCGGTGCTGACGCCCGGCATCTTCAACTCGGCGTACTTCGAGCACTCGTTCCTCGCCGAGCGGATGGGTGCCGAACTGGTCGAGGGTGCCGACCTCGTCGTCGGCGACGACGACTTCGTCTACATGAAGACGATCGAGGGGCTCGAACGCGTCGACGTCATCTATCGGCGGATCGACGACCTGTTCCTCGACCCCGACGTGTTCCGGGAGGACTCGCTCCTCGGTGTGCCGGGCCTCATCCGTTCGTGGCAGGCCGGCAAGGTTGCCTTGGCCAACGCGCCCGGCGCCGGCGTCGCCGACGACAAGGTCGTCTACGCCTGGGTCCCCGACATGATCCGCTACTACCTCGGCGAAGAACCGATCGTCGCGAACGTGCCGACGTACCGGACGATGTACGAGGACGAGCGGCGCCATGTGATCGACAACATCGGCGACCTCGTGCTGAAGCCCGCCAACGAGAGCGGCGGGTACGGGATCCTCATCGGCAGCCGGGCAACCAAGGACGAACTCGACGAGGCCGTTCGGGCGATCGAGGCCGACCCGCGCAACTGGGTCGCGCAGCCGATCCTGTCACTGTCGACGGTGCCGACGCTCGTCGACGAGGGGGTCGAGGGTCGACACGTCGATCTGCGACCCTTCGTCCTGACCGGTGAGACGAGCTACGTCACCCCGGGCGGTCTGACCCGCGTCGCGCTGCGCAAGGACTCGCTGATCGTCAACTCGTCGCAGGGCGGCGGGAGCAAGGACACCTGGATCGTCGACGGTCGGTACGGATCGATGTACGACTCGTCACCGCCCGACTCGCCGCCACGGTCGTCCCAGTCACAGTCGCAATCCCAGACGCAGCGAGGGGAGGACGGCTGA
- a CDS encoding zinc-binding metallopeptidase family protein codes for MEAFRCAVCGALVFFDNSQCLTCGSSLGYLRRDRSVVTLTDTDTYRYCANHEVARCNWLIDASSPDALCDSCSLTSVRPNDDDLDALVAFADAETAKRRLISQLDAIGLPIVSRTVDPDAGLTFELLSSRGRSVTTGHQGGVITLDLSESDDAHREFVRQQLGEPYRTVLGHLRHEIGHYYWPTLIETSGMLDEFRDLFGDERASYEDALSQHYGDAGPQADWAETHVSQYATMHPWEDWAETFAHYLHILGGLETADAFGLDVGEPARSAGAGAWASTTSVSIGPMIGRWLGVTFALNAMSRSIGQNDLYPFVLSPTAVSKLDVVHRAVGTAA; via the coding sequence GTGGAGGCTTTTCGATGTGCGGTGTGCGGGGCGCTGGTCTTCTTCGACAACTCCCAATGCCTGACGTGTGGGTCGTCGCTCGGATACCTGCGCCGTGATCGGTCGGTCGTCACGCTGACCGACACCGACACCTACCGCTACTGCGCCAACCACGAGGTGGCGCGCTGCAACTGGCTCATCGACGCCTCCAGCCCCGACGCGCTGTGCGACAGCTGCTCGCTCACCTCGGTCCGACCGAACGACGACGACCTCGATGCCCTGGTCGCGTTCGCCGACGCCGAGACCGCCAAGCGTCGCCTGATCTCGCAGCTCGACGCGATCGGACTGCCGATCGTGTCACGCACCGTCGACCCCGACGCCGGACTCACCTTCGAGTTGCTGTCGTCGCGTGGCCGTTCGGTCACGACCGGACACCAGGGCGGTGTGATCACCCTCGACCTGTCCGAATCCGACGACGCCCATCGAGAGTTCGTCCGTCAGCAGCTCGGCGAGCCGTACCGCACGGTGCTCGGTCACCTCCGCCACGAGATCGGCCACTACTACTGGCCGACCCTGATCGAGACGTCGGGCATGCTCGACGAGTTCCGTGACCTGTTCGGCGACGAGCGGGCTTCGTACGAGGACGCGCTGTCGCAGCACTACGGCGACGCCGGTCCGCAGGCCGACTGGGCCGAGACCCACGTCAGCCAGTACGCGACCATGCACCCGTGGGAGGACTGGGCCGAGACCTTCGCCCACTACCTCCACATCCTCGGTGGTCTCGAGACCGCCGACGCGTTCGGTCTCGACGTCGGCGAACCCGCCCGCTCGGCCGGTGCCGGCGCCTGGGCGAGCACCACGAGCGTGTCGATCGGTCCGATGATCGGACGCTGGCTCGGCGTGACGTTCGCGCTCAACGCGATGTCGCGATCGATCGGCCAGAACGACCTGTATCCGTTCGTGCTGTCGCCCACGGCGGTGTCGAAGCTCGACGTCGTCCACCGTGCCGTCGGCACGGCGGCGTGA